The following coding sequences are from one Oryzias melastigma strain HK-1 linkage group LG20, ASM292280v2, whole genome shotgun sequence window:
- the LOC112151122 gene encoding 6-deoxyerythronolide-B synthase EryA1, modules 1 and 2 isoform X4 has product MSASQEEAEVLDCSPSGPPDLSDEHGSSDRNRRKRRSDCEREEEEMLCCASCEVVLKHPFSPCCGHLFCRQCITSNREQSALPGHCPKKSRVELKADRGGAEEGHQSVPDERHTGRPADGAEPLIHGEPGRDRTSVHSFSTERMEEEDSIAVVGMGCNFPGGEGLENFWKVLEGGRNCSATVPKSRFDLASWHDPDATKVGKSCTEKAALVDGFNDFDNKLFDISDIEAKQMDPQQKQLLQCVYRALEDAGLPMEKASGTRTGVFIGIMNRDYESNGGNIHPSLINHFTGTGLAMSIAANRVSYCFNFTGPSLTLDTACSSSLVALHLACQSIRQGDCEMAVCGGVNFITEPRVFVVLSRAKMISPEGTSKPFSSRADGYGRGEGCGVVLLKPLKKALEDHDNIWGIISKTAVNQDGRTVSPITRPSMTQQEELLRKIYSHSDIANVQYVEAHGTGTPVGDPTEAQSISNVIAKARPCGSEALWIGSVKGNIGHTESAAGIAGAMKVMLMMKHETIVPSVFHSDENCSVDTKSLKIKIPNKTEPWESSRARVAGVNNFGFGGTNAHAIIKQHIPCNFKKKCDERLTKYFVLSASSPKSLTMMTEDTIRHLDAHAEVDLDSLLYTSACRRSHQKHKYRKAIVTSSIADLKEKLCASVDQNVRPALSDPRLVFVYCGNGVNYHGMCKQLLKSEPIFRECIKEISQLFQIHSSLNILNTLESDFERNDFQNPDVVQPLLFAIQVGITTLLRCWGVKPNAVLGHSVGEVAAAHCSGLLSLEEAVKVIYIRSSMQSKVTGGKMLVISNMAVSEMITHVAVAVH; this is encoded by the exons ATGAGTGCCTCTCAGGAGGAGGCAGAGGTTCTGGACTGCAGTCCCTCAGGACCTCCTGACCTCAGTGATGAACATGGATCTTCAGACAGAAA taggaggaagaggaggagtgactgtgagagggaggaggaggagatgctcTGCTGTGCTTCCTGTGAGGTTGTGCTCAAGCATCCCTTCTCCCCCTGCTGTGGACACCTGTTCTGCAGACAGTGCATCACCTCAAACAGGGAGCAGTCTGCTCTACCGGGCCACTGCCCCAAAAAATCCAGAGTTGAACTGAAGGCGGACAGAGGTGGAG CAGAGGAGGGTCACCAGAGCGTTCCAGACGAACGCCACACGGGCCGGCCGGCTGACGGAGCTGAACCTCTGATCCACGGTGAGCCTGGAAGGGACAGGACTTCAGTGCACAG TTTTTCAACAGAAAG gatggaggaggaggacagcaTCGCTGTGGTTGGAATGGGATGCAACTTTCCTGGAG GAGAAGGGCTGGAGAACTTCTGGAAGGTTCTGGAGGGCGGCAGAAACTGCTCGGCCACAGTTCCCAAAAGCAGATTTGACTTGGCGAGCTGGCATGACCCTGATGCCACCAAAGTGGGCAAATCCTGCACAGAGAAGGCAGCCCTGGTTGACGG gtTTAATGATTTCGACAACAAACTCTTTGACATCAGTGATATTGAGGCGAAACAAATGGACCCTCAACAAAAACAACTCCTTCAGTGCGTCTACAGGGCATTGGAAGATGCTGGTCTTCCAATGGAGAAAGCCAGCGGGACCCGAACAGGAGTATTCATTG GCATCATGAACAGAGATTATGAAAGCAATGGGGGAAATATCCACCCAAGTCTGATAAACCACTTCACAGGGACAGGGCTGGCCATGAGCATCGCTGCAAACAGAGTATCCTACTGCTTTAATTTCACCGGCCCGTCTCTGACCTTAGACACTGCCTGCTCATCTTCGCTTGTGGCTCTTCATCTGGCTTGTCAGTCCATTAGACAAG GTGACTGTGAAATGGCTGTTTGTGGAGGAGTGAACTTCATCACGGAGCCAAGGGTGTTTGTGGTGCTCAGTAGAGCCAAAATGATCTCCCCTGAAGGGACCAGCAAGCCTTTTTCCAGCCGAGCGGATGGCTACGGCAGAGGGGAGGGCTGTGGGGTCGTTCTCCTGAAACCCCTGAAAAAG GCTCTAGAGGACCATGACAACATATGGGGCATCATCAGCAAAACTGCAGTCAACCAAGATGGACGTACAGTCTCCCCAATCACCAGACCCTCCATGACACAGCAAGAAGAACTGCTGCGTAAAATCTACTCACACTCTGACATTGCTAATGTCCAGTATGTGGAGGCTCATGGAACTGGGACACCAGTTGGAGACCCAACAGAGGCGCAAAGCATATCTAATGTGATTGCTAAAGCCAGACCTTGTGGTTCGGAAGCTCTGTGGATTGGGTCTGTGAAAGGGAACATTGGACACACAGAGTCTGCAGCTGGAATAGCTGGGGCCATGAAGGTCATGCTAATGATGAAGCACGAAACCATTGTTCCTTCTGTTTTTCACTCTGATGAGAATTGCAGTGTTGATACCAAATCCTTGAAGATTAAAATTCCCAACAAAACAGAGCCATGGGAATCTTCCAGGGCAAGAGTTGCAGGTGTGAACAACTTTGGCTTTGGTGGAACAAATGCACATGCAATTATCAAGCAACACATCCCGtgcaattttaagaaaaagtgtgACGAAAGACTTACAAAATACTTTGTCTTGTCAGCCAGTTCTCCAAAGTCTCTTACAATGATGACTGAGGACACTATTAGACATCTTGATGCCCACGCAGAAGTTGATCTAGATTCTCTGTTGTACACATCAGCTTGCAGACGAAgccaccaaaaacacaaatacagaaaGGCCATTGTGACATCATCCATTGCTGACCTGAAGGAAAAGTTGTGTGCCAGTGTAGACCAAAATGTCAGACCAGCCCTATCAGATCCAAGACTGGTGTTTGTGTACTGTGGAAATGGTGTCAACTACCATGGCATGTGCAAGCAGCTTTTGAAAAGTGAGCCAATATTCAGAGAGTGCATCAAAGAGATATCTCAACTTTTCCAGATCCACAGCTCTCTGAACATTCTGAACACACTTGAGAGtgattttgaaagaaatgaCTTTCAAAACCCAGATGTTGTTCAACCACTACTTTTTGCTATCCAGGTTGGCATCACCACCTTGCTCAGGTGTTGGGGGGTCAAGCCTAACGCTGTGCTTGGACACTCTGTGGGTGAAGTTGCAGCTGCTCACTGCTCTGGACTCTTGTCTCTAGAGGAAGCCGTAAAGGTCATTTACATTCGCAGCTCAATGCAGAGCAAAGTCACTGGGGGGAAGATGCTTGTGATCAGCAACATGGCGGTCTCAGAG
- the LOC112151122 gene encoding phthiocerol synthesis polyketide synthase type I PpsD isoform X2: protein MSASQEEAEVLDCSPSGPPDLSDEHGSSDRNRRKRRSDCEREEEEMLCCASCEVVLKHPFSPCCGHLFCRQCITSNREQSALPGHCPKKSRVELKADRGGAEEGHQSVPDERHTGRPADGAEPLIHGEPGRDRTSVHRMEEEDSIAVVGMGCNFPGGEGLENFWKVLEGGRNCSATVPKSRFDLASWHDPDATKVGKSCTEKAALVDGFNDFDNKLFDISDIEAKQMDPQQKQLLQCVYRALEDAGLPMEKASGTRTGVFIGIMNRDYESNGGNIHPSLINHFTGTGLAMSIAANRVSYCFNFTGPSLTLDTACSSSLVALHLACQSIRQGDCEMAVCGGVNFITEPRVFVVLSRAKMISPEGTSKPFSSRADGYGRGEGCGVVLLKPLKKALEDHDNIWGIISKTAVNQDGRTVSPITRPSMTQQEELLRKIYSHSDIANVQYVEAHGTGTPVGDPTEAQSISNVIAKARPCGSEALWIGSVKGNIGHTESAAGIAGAMKVMLMMKHETIVPSVFHSDENCSVDTKSLKIKIPNKTEPWESSRARVAGVNNFGFGGTNAHAIIKQHIPCNFKKKCDERLTKYFVLSASSPKSLTMMTEDTIRHLDAHAEVDLDSLLYTSACRRSHQKHKYRKAIVTSSIADLKEKLCASVDQNVRPALSDPRLVFVYCGNGVNYHGMCKQLLKSEPIFRECIKEISQLFQIHSSLNILNTLESDFERNDFQNPDVVQPLLFAIQVGITTLLRCWGVKPNAVLGHSVGEVAAAHCSGLLSLEEAVKVIYIRSSMQSKVTGGKMLVISNMAVSEVSSLLTKYAGRVSLAAFNSPQSCTLSGDADAIESIHGELRASDSRNTLFLRVLDVPSAYHSHMMDSILPDIRETIGPLQASVPETELYSTVTGKEVQQGDFCTGEYWARNIRDPVVFEEALKVAQKENRNTVFLEVGPRKALQRNIMETLGDNTAVVASVEPQREQESTISVLSKLFELGVAVDWNSFYRGHETIPLPFPKYHFDCSDRDVIIAAAKNNKGSSHPVLCQTGSEDNLFICDLTSDTTFYLKEHKHADVPIVPGAFYVDLGLAAFLAISRPKVPLSSLQISVSFHKPCVLTQNYPEIKVQLTQKENETSFTVFSSSAEYASGSVVSKLEDLIEEPWISLSSIRKRCTSVLNFQQFYSYLSEQGFQYGEVFQNKGDVYYGKDLMEAFAAVSIPEELLPHLHECCIHPVVLDYLIQLLPLTVKHITTDRVGFPAKVGSLTVFQPLQKDMIIYLRATHVGMDHFEVCGCFADMEGRVLVEAKDVMFKDLSNVNIEEYFYHNSFSVVLESSTTSPPPKALVFSDVLGISDDLKQHLDQGSRYVSFTHANHIVNHGFSSLLTNLNITDIEKNFDEALFLWYTEDLPSLKFDVLSQILANCCDVFRQIIVELRKIKFSKAIRVVTYSSSDITVDRISPGFVFAGLTRSFAAEMSDLSFQLVDMEKISPENITALSEVLRQYPCNDFPELVVKDGKIFKPTIIHSPLDVTDRAEGSCISANSKPFILETNDGKRISQLSALQFDKDPGPICNTFVEIKLSKVCVHSSDYFPVSDSHLKSGQTLYWNKHSSQKHKLLALDYSGIIKAVGKDVTTLKVGDHIASCYPIVAADKVRVPESVCYSTETLPFLRETPCVSFLVLSWHILRPVLSISKQNLGILCSEPHAALVDVLTHTSTKLGCNVIVSTHCEDFFDIQLDALVIVPPFDETMTAKIADLSGLQVVVLLCESQVKGVLVQDVFQSVKDGVYVQTVQMQEVLQKGNLSAHGPHVLQWLKSLSLEKKCAPEMNPFQNVKSEAASTCSEGSASYFSSKKLAVVSLQDNVDGNTSDIPVLPTKKQFFTKGAVYIVTGGLSGLGFETVRFISQRGGGNVVSLSRSKPSAEVQQEMCALEKEHENCIISMQCDVSVFEDVHKVIIAIGQKFPGCPIRGVFHSAVVLHDGIIEALNTSLYEKVFKPKVNGVLNLHRATQHCPLDYFVCYSSISAFLGNPSQSNYAAANSFLDMFCHYRRQLGLPGQSISWGALKLGLLDNKEHLQHILEVYGIMGLELAEIRKSLEQCLKLNRAQQAVCRFNFKNISYNVFSHNSSLTKRLYALVEEAIRKSRQGFFQTKKANSIPPREYITTLLSETFGLDKSEMTDESFLSALGMDSMQAMTVQNLILQERRVNLPLVKLLDPAATLSTLVATLTESEMVRNVASSSP from the exons ATGAGTGCCTCTCAGGAGGAGGCAGAGGTTCTGGACTGCAGTCCCTCAGGACCTCCTGACCTCAGTGATGAACATGGATCTTCAGACAGAAA taggaggaagaggaggagtgactgtgagagggaggaggaggagatgctcTGCTGTGCTTCCTGTGAGGTTGTGCTCAAGCATCCCTTCTCCCCCTGCTGTGGACACCTGTTCTGCAGACAGTGCATCACCTCAAACAGGGAGCAGTCTGCTCTACCGGGCCACTGCCCCAAAAAATCCAGAGTTGAACTGAAGGCGGACAGAGGTGGAG CAGAGGAGGGTCACCAGAGCGTTCCAGACGAACGCCACACGGGCCGGCCGGCTGACGGAGCTGAACCTCTGATCCACGGTGAGCCTGGAAGGGACAGGACTTCAGTGCACAG gatggaggaggaggacagcaTCGCTGTGGTTGGAATGGGATGCAACTTTCCTGGAG GAGAAGGGCTGGAGAACTTCTGGAAGGTTCTGGAGGGCGGCAGAAACTGCTCGGCCACAGTTCCCAAAAGCAGATTTGACTTGGCGAGCTGGCATGACCCTGATGCCACCAAAGTGGGCAAATCCTGCACAGAGAAGGCAGCCCTGGTTGACGG gtTTAATGATTTCGACAACAAACTCTTTGACATCAGTGATATTGAGGCGAAACAAATGGACCCTCAACAAAAACAACTCCTTCAGTGCGTCTACAGGGCATTGGAAGATGCTGGTCTTCCAATGGAGAAAGCCAGCGGGACCCGAACAGGAGTATTCATTG GCATCATGAACAGAGATTATGAAAGCAATGGGGGAAATATCCACCCAAGTCTGATAAACCACTTCACAGGGACAGGGCTGGCCATGAGCATCGCTGCAAACAGAGTATCCTACTGCTTTAATTTCACCGGCCCGTCTCTGACCTTAGACACTGCCTGCTCATCTTCGCTTGTGGCTCTTCATCTGGCTTGTCAGTCCATTAGACAAG GTGACTGTGAAATGGCTGTTTGTGGAGGAGTGAACTTCATCACGGAGCCAAGGGTGTTTGTGGTGCTCAGTAGAGCCAAAATGATCTCCCCTGAAGGGACCAGCAAGCCTTTTTCCAGCCGAGCGGATGGCTACGGCAGAGGGGAGGGCTGTGGGGTCGTTCTCCTGAAACCCCTGAAAAAG GCTCTAGAGGACCATGACAACATATGGGGCATCATCAGCAAAACTGCAGTCAACCAAGATGGACGTACAGTCTCCCCAATCACCAGACCCTCCATGACACAGCAAGAAGAACTGCTGCGTAAAATCTACTCACACTCTGACATTGCTAATGTCCAGTATGTGGAGGCTCATGGAACTGGGACACCAGTTGGAGACCCAACAGAGGCGCAAAGCATATCTAATGTGATTGCTAAAGCCAGACCTTGTGGTTCGGAAGCTCTGTGGATTGGGTCTGTGAAAGGGAACATTGGACACACAGAGTCTGCAGCTGGAATAGCTGGGGCCATGAAGGTCATGCTAATGATGAAGCACGAAACCATTGTTCCTTCTGTTTTTCACTCTGATGAGAATTGCAGTGTTGATACCAAATCCTTGAAGATTAAAATTCCCAACAAAACAGAGCCATGGGAATCTTCCAGGGCAAGAGTTGCAGGTGTGAACAACTTTGGCTTTGGTGGAACAAATGCACATGCAATTATCAAGCAACACATCCCGtgcaattttaagaaaaagtgtgACGAAAGACTTACAAAATACTTTGTCTTGTCAGCCAGTTCTCCAAAGTCTCTTACAATGATGACTGAGGACACTATTAGACATCTTGATGCCCACGCAGAAGTTGATCTAGATTCTCTGTTGTACACATCAGCTTGCAGACGAAgccaccaaaaacacaaatacagaaaGGCCATTGTGACATCATCCATTGCTGACCTGAAGGAAAAGTTGTGTGCCAGTGTAGACCAAAATGTCAGACCAGCCCTATCAGATCCAAGACTGGTGTTTGTGTACTGTGGAAATGGTGTCAACTACCATGGCATGTGCAAGCAGCTTTTGAAAAGTGAGCCAATATTCAGAGAGTGCATCAAAGAGATATCTCAACTTTTCCAGATCCACAGCTCTCTGAACATTCTGAACACACTTGAGAGtgattttgaaagaaatgaCTTTCAAAACCCAGATGTTGTTCAACCACTACTTTTTGCTATCCAGGTTGGCATCACCACCTTGCTCAGGTGTTGGGGGGTCAAGCCTAACGCTGTGCTTGGACACTCTGTGGGTGAAGTTGCAGCTGCTCACTGCTCTGGACTCTTGTCTCTAGAGGAAGCCGTAAAGGTCATTTACATTCGCAGCTCAATGCAGAGCAAAGTCACTGGGGGGAAGATGCTTGTGATCAGCAACATGGCGGTCTCAGAGGTAAGCTCCTTACTCACCAAGTACGCTGGGAGAGTAAGTCTCGCTGCTTTCAACAGCCCACAGTCCTGCACCCTTTCAGGTGATGCAGATGCAATTGAAAGCATCCATGGGGAGCTACGCGCCTCAGATAGCAGAAACACTCTATTCCTTCGTGTTCTAGATGTCCCTTCTGCTTACCACAGCCACATGATGGATTCAATCCTGCCTGATATCAGGGAAACAATTGGTCCCCTCCAAGCTAGTGTCCCTGAGACAGAGCTGTACTCAACAGTTACAGGGAAAGAAGTACAGCAGGGAGACTTCTGCACTGGTGAATACTGGGCTAGAAACATTCGTGACCCTGTTGTTTTTGAGGAGGCATTAAAGGTGgcacagaaagaaaacagaaacacagtcTTTCTAGAGGTAGGACCAAGAAAGGCACTTCAGAGAAACATCATGGAAACTCTGGGGGACAACACAGCTGTTGTAGCTTCAGTGGAACCACAAAGAGAACAGGAATCAACCATTTCTGTGTTGTCTAAACTGTTTGAACTAGGTGTTGCAGTAGATTGGAACAGTTTTTACAGAGGCCATGAGACAATACCGCTGCCATTCCCAAAGTATCACTTTGACTGTTCAGACAGAGATGTTATCATTGCAGCAGCAAAGAATAACAAAGGCAGCTCTCACCCCGTGCTTtgtcagacaggaagtgaagatAACCTTTTCATCTGTGACCTCACATCTGATACTACTTTCTACTTGAAAGAGCACAAGCACGCGGATGTTCCCATAGTTCCTGGTGCATTCTATGTCGACTTGGGTTTGGCTGCATTTTTGGCAATCTCTAGACCAAAGGTACCCCTCAGCTCACTGCAGATCAGTGTCAGCTTTCACAAGCCATGTGTATTAACACAAAATTATCCAGAAATAAAGGTCCAACTGACTCAAAAGGAGAATGAAaccagcttcactgttttctcCTCGTCCGCAGAGTATGCTTCAGGCTCAGTGGTTTCAAAACTAGAAGACCTGATTGAAGAGCCGTGGATTTCACTCAGCTCTATCCGCAAACGATGCACATCTGTGCTGAACTTTCAACAGTTTTATTCCTATCTGTCTGAGCAAGGCTTCCAGTATGGAGAGGTCTTtcagaataagggagatgtttACTATGGGAAGGATCTGATGGAAGCTTTTGCAGCTGTATCAATTCCTGAGGAGCTACTGCCTCATTTGCATGAGTGCTGCATTCATCCTGTTGTGTTGGATTATCTGATTCAGCTTCTCCCTCTTACGGTGAAGCACATCACAACTGACAGAGTTGGATTTCCTGCCAAAGTAGGAAGTCTGACAGTGTTTCAACCCTTACAAAAGGACATGATCATCTATCTGCGGGCAACTCATGTGGGAATGGACCACTTTGAGGTTTGTGGATGCTTTGCTGACATGGAAGGAAGAGTGCTGGTAGAGGCTAAAGATGTGATGTTCAAGGACCTCAGTAACGTGAACATTGAAGAGTACTTTTACCACAATTCTTTCAGTGTCGTCCTAGAAAGTTCTACTACTTCTCCTCCTCCAAAGGCTTTGGTCTTTTCAGATGTATTAGGGATCTCAGATGATCTGAAACAACATTTGGACCAAGGATCTAGATATGTTTCCTTCACACATGCCAACCACATCGTAAATCATggattttcttcacttttgacAAATCTCAATATCACAGATATTGAGAAAAACTTTGATGAGGCATTGTTCCTATGGTACACAGAAGACCTCCCATCATTGAAATTTGATGTCCTTTCGCAAATTCTGGCGAATTGCTGTGATGTTTTTCGCCAAATAATTGTTGAGCTGAGGAAGATTAAATTCTCCAAAGCAATCAGAGTGGTGACTTACAGTTCATCTGACATCACTGTAGATCGCATAAGTccaggttttgtttttgctggttTGACCAGATCCTTTGCTGCAGAGATGTCAGATCTTTCCTTTCAACTCGTCGACATGGAAAAGATTTCCCCAGAGAACATTACTGCTCTCTCTGAGGTCCTAAGACAATATCCTTGCAACGACTTCCCAGAGTTGGTGGTAAAAGATGGGAAAATCTTCAAACCTACCATTATCCACTCTCCTCTAGATGTCACTGACAGAGCAGAGGGAAGTTGCATCTCTGCAAATTCAAAGCCTTTCATTCTCGAGACGAATGATGGCAAAAGAATCAGTCAGCTAAGTGCTCTTCAGTTCGACAAGGATCCTGGACCAATCTGCAACACTTTTGTTGAAATCAAGCTCAGTAAAGTATGTGTTCATTCATCTGATTACTTTCCCGTCAGTGACTCACATTTGAAAAGTGGCCAGACTCTCTACTGGAACAAGCACTCATCTCAAAAACACAAGCTGCTGGCCCTTGACTATAGTGGCATCATCAAGGCAGTTGGCAAAGATGTAACAACACTTAAAGTGGGGGATCACATTGCCTCTTGCTATCCCATTGTGGCAGCTGATAAGGTCAGAGTTCCTGAGTCTGTTTGCTACAGCACTGAGACTCTCCCATTTCTGCGTGAGACACCATGTGTTTCATTCCTTGTGCTTTCATGGCACATCCTCCGTCCAGTCTTGAGCATATCGAAACAGAATCTGGGGATCTTGTGCTCAGAACCACATGCTGCTCTTGTGGATGTCTTGACACATACCTCTACCAAACTGGGCTGCAATGTAATTGTCAGCACACATTGTGAAGACTTTTTTGACATTCAGTTAGATGCACTTGTCATTGTGCCACCTTTTGATGAAACCATGACTGCTAAAATAGCTGATCTCTCCGGACTTCAAGTTGTTGTTCTTCTCTGTGAATCTCAAGTTAAGGGTGTTTTGGTTCAGGATGTTTTCCAAAGTGTAAAAGACGGTGTTTATGTGCAGACAGTTCAGATGCAAGAAGTTTTGCAAAAAGGAAACCTGAGTGCACACGGGCCGCACGTTCTTCAGTGGCTCAAGTCCCTCAGCTTAGAGAAGAAGTGTGCTCCTGAAATGAACCCTTTTCAAAATGTCAAGTCTGAAGCCGCAAGTACCTGTTCAGAGGGATCTGCCTCCTACTTCAGCTCAAAGAAACTGGCTGTGGTGTCTCTGCAGGACAATGTAGACGGAAACACCTCTGACATCCCAGTGCTGCCAACAAAGAAGCAGTTTTTCACAAAGGGAGCAGTTTACATTGTGACCGGTGGTCTCTCTGGTCTAGGCTTTGAAACAGTCAGATTTATTTCCCAGAGAGGGGGGGGCAATGTTGTCAGCCTGTCCAGGAGCAAGCCTTCAGCAGAGGTCCAGCAGGAAATGTGTGCTCTGGAGAAGGAGCATGAAAACTGCATCATTAGCATGCAGTGTGATGTTTCAGTCTTTGAAGATGTGCATAAGGTGATCATCGCCATTGGACAGAAGTTCCCTGGCTGTCCTATCAGAGGAGTGTTTCACAGTGCAGTTGTTCTGCATGATGGGATCATTGAGGCTCTGAACACATCTCTTTATGAGAAGGTTTTCAAACCTAAAGTGAATGGGGTGTTGAATTTACACCGTGCCACACAGCACTGTCCACTGGACTACTTTGTGTGTTACTCCTCCATTTCTGCTTTCTTGGGAAACCCATCACAATCAAACTATGCAGCTGCCAACTCTTTCCTTGACATGTTCTGCCATTACAGGCGTCAACTTGGGCTGCCGGGACAGTCCATCAGCTGGGGGGCACTGAAATTGGGACTGCTTGACAATAAGGAGCATTTGCAGCACATTTTGGAAGTTTATGGCATCATGGGGCTTGAACTAGCTGAAATTCGAAAAAGTTTAGAGCAGTGCCTCAAACTCAACCGAGCCCAGCAGGCTGTTTGCAGGTTTAACTTCAAAAACATCAGCTATAACGTCTTCTCTCACAATAGCTCCTTGACCAAGCGGCTGTACGCATTAGTCGAGGAAGCTATTCGGAAATCCAGACAGGGATTTTTCCAGACAAAGAAAGCCAACTCAATCCCACCAAGAGAGTACATCACAACTCTGCTCAGTGAGACTTTTGGCTTGGACAAGAGTGAGATGACAGATGAGTCTTTTCTTTCAGCCTTAGGCATGGACTCCATGCAGGCAATGACTGTACAAAACCTAATCCTGCAGGAGAGAAGAGTCAATCTCCCCTTGGTGAAACTTTTGGATCCTGCTGCCACACTCTCAACTCTGGTGGCTACTCTAACGGAGTCAGAAATGGTCAGAAATGTAGCTTCAAGCAGTCCTTAA